The Symphalangus syndactylus isolate Jambi chromosome 23, NHGRI_mSymSyn1-v2.1_pri, whole genome shotgun sequence genome has a window encoding:
- the TCTE1 gene encoding dynein regulatory complex subunit 5 produces the protein MQDTVTTSALLDPSHSSVSIQDKSSTGGHISSTGPQLSKPSITPVPAKSRNPHPGANFHQMRRIIAEDPEWSLAIVPLLTELCIQHIIRNFQKNPILKQMLPEHQQKVLNHLSPDLPLAVTANLIDNENYWLRCCMHRWPVCHVAHHGGSWKRMFFEWHLENLLKHFIPGTTDPAVILDLLPLCRNYVRRVHVDQFLPPVQLPAQLRPGGQSDSGSEGEMEEPTVDHYQLGDLVAGLSHLEELDLVYDVKDCGMNFEWNLFLFTYRDCHSLAAAIKACHTLKIFKLTRSKVDDDKARIIIRSLLDHPVLEELDLSQNLIGDRGARGAAKLLSHSRLRVLNLANNQVRAPGAQSLAHALAHNTNLISLNLRLNCIKDEGGQALAHALQTNKCLTTLHLGGNELSEPTATLLSQVLATNTTLTSINLSCNHIGLDGGKQLLEGMSDNKTLLEFDLRLSDVAQESEYLIGQALHANREAAHQRALNPSHFLSTITANGPENSVG, from the exons ATGCAGGATACCGTAACAACATCAGCATTGTTGGACCCCAGCCACTCCTCAGTCTCCATCCAGGACAAGTCCTCCACTGGAGGACACATTTCAAGCACAGGCCCACAGCTCTCAAAGCCTTCAATCACACCAGTCCCTGCAAAGTCCAGGAACCCACATCCCGGGGCCAATTTCCATCAGATGCGCCGGATCATTGCCGAGGATCCTGAGTGGTCACTGGCCATCGTGCCCCTCCTCACAGAGCTCTGCATTCAGCACATTATCAGGAACTTCCAGA AAAACCCTATCCTGAAGCAGATGCTCCCGGAACACCAGCAGAAGGTTCTGAACCACCTGTCCCCTGACCTACCACTGGCTGTGACCGCCAACCTGATAGACAATGAGAACTACTGGCTCCGCTGCTGCATGCATCGCTGGCCCGTGTGCCACGTGGCCCACCATGGCGGCAGCTGGAAACGCATGTTCTTCGAGTGGCACCTGGAGAACCTGCTAAAGCACTTTATCCCAGGAACCACAGACCCTGCGGTGATCCTCGACCTGCTGCCGCTCTGCCGGAATTACGTGCGCAGGGTCCACGTCGATCAGTTCCTTCCGCCGGTGCAGCTCCCGGCCCAGCTCCGGCCAGGCGGCCAGTCCGACTCAGGCAGCGAGGGAGAGATGGAGGAGCCCACGGTTGACCACTACCAACTGGGCGATCTGGTAGCTGGCCTGAGCCACCTGGAGGAGTTGGACCTGGTGTACGATGTCAAGGACTGTGGCATGAATTTTGAGTGGAATCTCTTCCTCTTCACCTACCGCGACTGCCACTCCTTGGCAGCTGCCATCAAGGCATGCCACACCCTCAAG ATCTTCAAGCTGACCCGAAGCAAGGTGGATGATGACAAGGCACGCATCATAATTCGAAGCCTTCTGGACCACCCAGTCCTCGAGGAGCTGGACTTGTCACAAAACCTCATTGGGGACCGTGGTGCACGAGGTGCCGCCAAGCTGCTGAGCCACAGCCGCCTGCGTGTGCTCAACCTGGCCAACAACCAAGTGCGTGCGCCCGGTGCCCAGTCCCTGGCTCACGCTCTGGCACACAACACCAACCTCATTTCTCTCAACCTACGTCTCAACTGCATCAAGGATGAGGGTGGCCAGGCTCTTGCCCATGCCTTGCAGACCAACAAGTGCCTCACCACGCTGCACCTCGGTGGCAATGAGCTGTCTGAGCCCACCGCCACACTCCTGtcacaggtgctcgccaccaacACCACACTCACCAGCATCAACCTGTCCTGCAACCACATCGGGCTG GACGGTGGGAAGCAGCTCCTGGAAGGCATGTCAGACAACAAGACCCTCCTGGAATTTGACTTGCGCCTGTCAGATGTGGCCCAGGAAAGTGAGTACCTCATTGGCCAGGCCCTCCATGCAAACCGAGAAGCAGCCCACCAGCGGGCCTTGAATCCCAGCCACTTCCTGTCAACCATCACTGCCAATGGCCCTGAGAACTCTGTGGGATAA